The following proteins come from a genomic window of Micromonospora echinofusca:
- a CDS encoding type IV secretory system conjugative DNA transfer family protein has product MSTQPVEPRGNAGGIQTPFMVLGLAWGAIVLVWLSWLAGRIAATVTGNAAGPRFGGPFVQALFAADWVTLFPGVPPPLVAVIYTVILAVTVAAVTAGWLWWQGRRPPADDPLPSLATPSEVRPMTLPEVAQRARRLRPSLAHVPAKAIEPASAGLMLGGHRRRGSGATLYASWEDVLVALMAPRAGKTTALAVPAVINAPGPVIATSNKADLWAVTAAHRAEHGRVWVFDPQAITHEQQSWWWNPLEAVGGIEDAQRLADHFVQQIRSGRSGDDFWILGALDLLTSLILAAALDGGTLISVQRWLSDSTAREPGEILQIHGYAAAARALAGRQAGAPETREGLYETARTAAACLANPQIMAWVTPPKHRVLPVVDVRAFPRSADTMYLLSKDGAGNAAPLVAGLADQLLREAVRTAEVRGGRLDPPLVAVLDEAANICKIRDLPDLYSHLGSRGVIPLTILQSYRQGARVWGDKGMDTLWSAATAKLVGAGIDDAKFADDLSRLVGDHDISVASRTRDGRGGTSWQTSVRRQRILDAAQIRAMPKGTALLLATGIRAVMLDLRPWYTGPLAAELAAAATATEARITANANRNHHGMTRPEEATTS; this is encoded by the coding sequence GTGAGCACCCAGCCCGTCGAGCCGCGCGGCAACGCCGGTGGGATACAGACCCCGTTCATGGTGCTCGGCCTGGCCTGGGGGGCCATCGTCTTGGTATGGCTGTCTTGGCTCGCAGGGCGGATCGCCGCAACGGTTACCGGTAACGCGGCCGGGCCACGCTTCGGCGGTCCATTCGTGCAGGCGCTGTTCGCTGCCGATTGGGTCACCTTGTTCCCGGGCGTGCCGCCGCCGCTGGTAGCGGTGATCTACACCGTCATCCTGGCGGTCACGGTGGCTGCGGTAACGGCAGGTTGGCTGTGGTGGCAGGGCCGCCGGCCGCCGGCGGACGACCCGCTGCCGTCGCTGGCCACCCCGTCGGAGGTGCGCCCGATGACGTTGCCGGAGGTCGCCCAGCGGGCGCGTCGGCTACGACCCAGCCTCGCCCACGTGCCGGCGAAGGCAATCGAACCGGCCTCGGCGGGCCTGATGTTGGGCGGACACCGACGCCGTGGCAGCGGCGCGACCCTGTATGCCTCCTGGGAGGACGTCCTGGTGGCGCTGATGGCACCCCGGGCCGGCAAGACCACCGCGCTGGCGGTCCCGGCGGTGATCAACGCGCCAGGTCCGGTCATCGCTACCAGCAACAAAGCGGATCTGTGGGCAGTCACCGCCGCGCACCGCGCCGAGCACGGCAGGGTCTGGGTGTTCGACCCACAGGCCATCACCCACGAACAGCAGAGCTGGTGGTGGAACCCGCTGGAAGCCGTCGGCGGGATCGAGGACGCCCAACGACTGGCCGACCACTTCGTTCAGCAGATTCGCTCCGGCCGCAGCGGCGACGACTTTTGGATCCTCGGCGCCTTGGACCTGCTGACCTCCCTGATCCTGGCGGCCGCGCTCGACGGGGGCACGCTCATATCAGTGCAACGGTGGCTGTCGGACTCCACTGCCCGGGAGCCCGGCGAGATCCTCCAGATTCACGGGTACGCCGCGGCCGCCCGTGCCTTGGCCGGACGGCAGGCCGGCGCGCCGGAGACCCGCGAAGGCCTGTACGAGACGGCGCGGACCGCAGCCGCCTGCTTGGCCAACCCGCAGATCATGGCCTGGGTCACCCCACCAAAGCATCGGGTGTTGCCGGTCGTCGACGTGCGGGCGTTCCCTCGCAGCGCAGACACCATGTACCTGCTCAGCAAGGACGGCGCCGGTAATGCCGCCCCGCTGGTCGCCGGGCTGGCCGACCAGCTGCTCCGTGAGGCGGTGCGCACCGCCGAGGTGCGCGGCGGCCGACTCGACCCGCCCCTGGTCGCGGTGCTGGACGAGGCGGCGAACATCTGCAAAATCCGCGACCTCCCTGACCTGTACTCGCACCTGGGCAGCCGGGGAGTGATCCCACTGACGATCCTGCAGTCCTACCGGCAGGGCGCCCGAGTCTGGGGCGACAAGGGCATGGACACCCTCTGGTCGGCGGCCACCGCGAAACTCGTGGGTGCAGGCATCGACGACGCAAAGTTCGCCGACGACCTGTCCCGGCTCGTCGGCGACCATGACATCTCCGTCGCCTCCCGCACCCGCGACGGTCGGGGCGGCACCTCCTGGCAGACGTCGGTACGGCGCCAGCGCATCCTCGACGCCGCCCAAATTCGCGCCATGCCCAAGGGCACCGCGCTACTGCTGGCCACCGGCATCCGGGCCGTCATGCTGGACCTGCGGCCCTGGTACACCGGGCCACTGGCCGCAGAGCTCGCTGCGGCGGCAACCGCCACCGAGGCACGGATCACCGCCAACGCCAACCGGAACCACCACGGGATGACGCGTCCTGAGGAGGCGACGACGTCGTGA
- a CDS encoding SCO6880 family protein — protein sequence MTTDQQIRTYGGWRRSRGMGLLGLGPAQTLTVFAAITSLLIAASISMTALAWVAAPAVATIALLLLRWDGVPLATGIIRRVRWLIGTTRGYTSYRSGVMAVGESALQLPGVLAPTTVLTVTDEAGGNYGVVYNRRLGSMTVTLRCAATSTWLADPDATASWVANWGGWLANLGYLPTVQHIAVTVDTAPDPGSRLSDYISGRIVPHGPAAARRVLQRLVEVSPAAAADVGTRVSITFNPAASPTKPKGVEEALAEISRALTGLQDSLGSCGLTVLGRATADQVTAIVRTAYDPVIRGDVARLGARGGDLARWLDWDSAGPVAAEEHVDRYVHDSGTSVTWSMHEAPRQSVHADVLARLLAPGPYTKRVSLIYRPLPAGDAARVVEAEVNAAQFRQAYHRAQKRDESARDLADRERANQTAREEAVGAGVGLMSLFCTVTVLNPEDLGKAVADVESRADIAKIRFRRMWASQAAGFATTLPCGVCPPQLSRHWPR from the coding sequence ATGACCACTGACCAGCAGATCCGCACCTACGGTGGCTGGCGGCGCAGCCGCGGCATGGGCCTGCTCGGCCTTGGCCCGGCTCAGACCCTCACCGTGTTCGCGGCGATCACCTCGCTGCTGATCGCCGCATCGATCAGCATGACCGCATTGGCGTGGGTGGCCGCTCCCGCCGTCGCCACCATCGCCCTGCTACTACTGCGCTGGGACGGCGTACCGCTGGCCACCGGCATCATCCGGCGCGTCCGGTGGCTGATCGGCACCACCCGCGGCTACACCTCCTACCGGTCCGGGGTCATGGCCGTCGGCGAGAGCGCCTTGCAGCTGCCCGGTGTCCTCGCTCCGACCACCGTGCTTACGGTCACCGACGAGGCCGGTGGCAACTACGGCGTCGTCTACAACCGACGGCTGGGCAGCATGACGGTGACGTTGCGCTGCGCCGCCACCTCCACCTGGCTCGCCGACCCGGACGCCACCGCATCGTGGGTCGCGAACTGGGGAGGCTGGCTTGCCAACCTCGGCTACCTACCCACGGTCCAGCACATCGCGGTAACCGTCGACACCGCACCCGACCCTGGCTCCCGGTTGTCCGACTACATCTCCGGCCGAATCGTGCCCCACGGTCCCGCCGCCGCGAGGCGGGTCCTGCAGCGCCTGGTGGAGGTGTCCCCCGCTGCCGCTGCCGACGTCGGAACCCGTGTCAGCATCACCTTCAATCCGGCGGCGTCTCCGACGAAACCGAAGGGCGTCGAGGAGGCACTGGCGGAGATCAGCCGCGCCCTGACCGGGCTGCAGGACTCGCTGGGCAGCTGCGGGCTGACGGTCCTCGGTCGGGCCACCGCCGACCAGGTCACCGCGATCGTGCGCACCGCCTACGATCCCGTCATCCGCGGTGACGTCGCTCGCCTGGGCGCGCGCGGCGGCGATCTGGCCCGGTGGTTGGACTGGGACTCCGCCGGCCCGGTCGCCGCCGAGGAACACGTCGACCGCTACGTCCACGACTCCGGCACATCGGTGACCTGGTCGATGCACGAGGCACCGCGGCAGTCGGTACACGCCGACGTCCTCGCGCGGCTGCTGGCGCCCGGCCCGTACACGAAGCGGGTGAGCCTGATCTATCGGCCGCTGCCCGCTGGCGATGCGGCCCGTGTCGTGGAGGCGGAGGTCAACGCCGCGCAGTTCCGGCAGGCCTACCACCGGGCGCAGAAGCGGGACGAGTCCGCCCGCGACCTCGCCGACCGGGAACGCGCCAACCAGACCGCCCGCGAGGAGGCGGTGGGCGCCGGGGTCGGGCTGATGTCGCTGTTCTGCACCGTCACCGTCCTCAACCCCGAGGACCTCGGCAAGGCCGTCGCCGACGTCGAGTCACGCGCCGACATCGCGAAGATCAGATTCCGCCGCATGTGGGCGAGCCAGGCGGCGGGTTTCGCCACCACGCTGCCGTGCGGTGTCTGTCCCCCGCAGCTGTCCCGCCATTGGCCCCGCTGA
- a CDS encoding M23 family metallopeptidase — MNGSTAWKWGAAALAVAFLVPLTLVMVGGVAVVASPPYQCTVVPPSPSANPPGSAADASWKPAQVGHAATIVRVGAEKDVPSKGWTVAVATAMQESTLRNLANSMVPESLGIPHEGVGRDHDSVGLFQQRPGWGTVVQRMTPDYAAGKFYDALVKVNGWEAMSLAEAAQAVQVSRYPDAYAKWQSEAQRLVQLVRGQLGISCSGGATGEWRVPLPEGSYSVGDGWGAPRGNRAHRGIDLIAPTGTPVLAAAAGTVTSAECTSAYCDRPGNPDLPGCGLTVEIQHAGGMGTTYCHLVSLSVAPGQAVDVGQEIGRVGSTGHSSGPHLHYQIHRNAPPINNQTAQDPAAVMADLGIRF, encoded by the coding sequence ATGAACGGCAGCACGGCGTGGAAGTGGGGCGCCGCCGCCCTGGCCGTCGCGTTCCTCGTGCCGCTCACGTTGGTCATGGTCGGCGGTGTGGCGGTGGTGGCGTCGCCCCCGTACCAGTGCACGGTCGTCCCGCCGTCACCCTCAGCTAACCCTCCCGGAAGCGCGGCAGACGCCTCCTGGAAACCGGCGCAGGTCGGCCACGCCGCCACCATCGTCCGGGTCGGCGCCGAGAAGGACGTGCCGTCGAAGGGGTGGACGGTTGCCGTCGCGACGGCGATGCAGGAGTCGACACTGCGGAACCTTGCCAACTCGATGGTGCCGGAATCCCTGGGCATTCCCCACGAGGGCGTGGGGCGCGACCACGACTCTGTGGGCCTGTTCCAGCAGCGGCCCGGGTGGGGCACTGTCGTGCAGCGCATGACTCCCGACTACGCCGCCGGGAAGTTCTACGACGCTCTGGTCAAGGTCAACGGTTGGGAGGCCATGTCCCTGGCTGAGGCCGCCCAGGCGGTGCAGGTCTCCAGGTACCCGGACGCGTACGCGAAGTGGCAGAGCGAGGCCCAGCGCTTGGTGCAGCTCGTCCGCGGCCAGCTGGGCATCAGCTGCAGTGGGGGCGCGACCGGCGAGTGGCGAGTGCCCCTGCCGGAGGGCAGCTACAGCGTCGGTGACGGATGGGGTGCCCCGCGGGGGAACCGCGCTCACCGCGGGATCGACCTGATCGCCCCCACCGGCACACCAGTCCTGGCGGCCGCCGCAGGCACCGTCACCTCCGCCGAATGCACCAGCGCCTACTGCGACCGCCCCGGCAACCCTGACCTGCCCGGCTGCGGGCTGACCGTCGAGATCCAGCACGCCGGCGGGATGGGCACCACCTACTGCCACTTGGTCTCCCTGAGTGTCGCCCCTGGGCAGGCCGTCGACGTCGGCCAGGAGATCGGCCGCGTCGGTTCCACCGGCCACTCCAGTGGTCCACACCTGCACTACCAGATCCATCGAAACGCGCCGCCGATCAACAACCAGACGGCCCAGGACCCGGCAGCCGTCATGGCTGACCTAGGCATCCGCTTCTGA
- a CDS encoding ArdC family protein — translation MATRRGTSPSDKQREEWAAERRAKLADLHERVVAEVGKITDSDQWRRWLQFAAKFHGYSFNNVLLIMAQRPDATWVAGYKRWKTEFGRHVRKGEKGIAILAPVTKRVTDDPQESSEDRSEPTKQGPQLSAGEQAAQPARVLYAFKPVAVFDISQTEGPDIDVPGGPAFADVMPQLLEGQAPAGLYDQLVMLAEERGYTVERGDCRGANGFTDYTNRLIKVRDDVDDAQAVKTMIHELGHVDLHTPSDFGWDTTRGCRGEREVEAESVAFLVAERYGLDTSTYTFAYVALWAQRAAEQTGQSPESIVQAAGQRIVSAAFRITEAVDTNRTPDGATVAPALAAQVSNGVRRASAARATAEASASRATASIEQPLVAAARAFPPLPRTVHAGDLAPAPAAANAVTARRGARLL, via the coding sequence ATGGCTACCCGACGAGGGACGTCGCCAAGCGACAAGCAGCGGGAAGAGTGGGCTGCCGAACGACGGGCCAAGCTCGCCGACCTCCACGAGCGCGTCGTCGCGGAGGTCGGCAAGATCACGGACAGCGATCAGTGGCGCCGATGGCTTCAGTTCGCCGCCAAATTCCACGGCTACTCCTTCAACAACGTCTTGCTGATCATGGCGCAGCGCCCAGATGCAACGTGGGTGGCCGGCTACAAGCGGTGGAAGACCGAATTCGGTCGGCACGTGCGCAAGGGCGAGAAGGGCATCGCCATCCTGGCCCCGGTCACGAAGCGCGTGACGGACGATCCACAGGAAAGCTCCGAGGACCGCAGCGAGCCCACGAAGCAGGGCCCTCAGCTGTCGGCAGGGGAGCAGGCCGCCCAGCCGGCGCGAGTCCTGTACGCGTTCAAGCCCGTGGCCGTCTTCGACATCAGCCAGACCGAAGGTCCGGACATCGATGTGCCCGGCGGACCTGCATTCGCTGACGTTATGCCCCAACTCCTCGAGGGCCAGGCGCCCGCAGGGTTGTACGACCAGTTGGTCATGCTCGCAGAGGAGCGGGGATACACCGTTGAGCGTGGTGACTGCCGAGGCGCGAACGGGTTCACCGACTACACCAACCGGTTGATCAAAGTCCGCGACGACGTGGACGACGCCCAGGCAGTCAAGACGATGATCCACGAGCTCGGACACGTGGACCTGCACACGCCGAGCGACTTCGGTTGGGACACCACTCGCGGCTGCCGAGGCGAGCGGGAGGTCGAGGCCGAGAGCGTCGCGTTCCTGGTCGCCGAACGCTACGGGCTGGACACATCGACGTACACCTTCGCCTACGTCGCGCTGTGGGCACAGCGCGCCGCCGAGCAGACCGGCCAGAGCCCAGAAAGCATCGTGCAGGCCGCCGGCCAGCGGATCGTCTCCGCCGCGTTTCGCATCACCGAAGCCGTCGACACCAACCGCACCCCCGACGGCGCCACCGTCGCACCGGCGCTGGCCGCCCAAGTTTCCAACGGTGTACGCCGCGCCTCGGCGGCGCGTGCCACCGCCGAAGCCTCCGCCAGCCGTGCGACCGCCAGTATCGAGCAGCCGCTCGTCGCAGCCGCGCGCGCGTTTCCGCCGCTTCCCCGAACGGTGCACGCCGGCGACCTAGCTCCAGCCCCGGCTGCTGCCAACGCCGTCACCGCCCGGAGAGGAGCGCGCCTACTATGA